The genomic stretch CTCTCACACTCGCATCGGCGGCGATCTGGACCAGCACCCGGTCCGCGCCCTCACCGAGGACCGCGACGGCGTCGTGTGGGTCGGCACGGAGGGCGCCGGGCTCTACCGCATCGGCGCCGACGGCGAGCTCCGGCAGGCGACGAGCAGTCCCGGCGACGGCGACTACGCGATCACCTCCTTGCTGGAGACTGGCGACGGCCAGTTCTGGGTGGGCACCCTCGCCGACGGGCTCCTGCGCCTCGACCGCGCCTCCGGCGACCTGCTCGCGATCGACCGGGCGGACGGCCTGCCCAGCAATCAGGTCCGGGCCCTCGCTGAGGACGCCGACGGACGCCTCTGGGTGGCCGCGGAGAGCGGCGTCTGCCGCGTCGACGACGCAGCCGAGCGAGGCCTCGTCACCTGCCTTCCGGTGGACCCCTCCGACCCGGACGCGCTCGCGACCCGCGACGTGCTCTCGCTCCACGCGCAGGCCAACGGCACCCTCTGGATCGGCACGGCCGACGGGCTCTACGCGCTCGACACGCGGGAGGCCTCCGGGAGACTCACCCGCTACACGGTCGACACCTCCGACCTGCCGGACAACGCCGTCCACGCCATCGTCGAGGACGCCGACGGCTTCCTCTGGCTCAGCACGGGCGACGGCCTGACGCGCTTCGAGCCGCTCACGGAGACGTTCTTCCGGCGCCTCAGTGGCCAGGACGCCGAGCGTTCGCTCAACAGTGCCGCCACCCGCGCGCCCGACGGCCAGCTCCTCTTCGGCAGCACGCGCGGCCTGCTCGCGTTCTACCCGCAAACCCTCGAAGCGCGCAACGCCAACCCGCCCCAGGTGGTGCTGACGGGCGTCGAGGTGGACGGCCAGCCGGTGGCCCCCTCCCCGGAGGGCGTGCTGACGATCGCCGCGCCGCTGGCGGAGGAGGTCTCGCTGGGACCGGACCAGGGCTACCTCACGCTCCAGTACGCGGGCCTCCACTTCTCCGCCCCGTCCCAGAACACCTACCGCTACCGGCTGATCGGGCTTTCGGACGAGTGGCGCGAGGTGGGCACGACGCGCGAAGCCACGTTCAGCGCACTGCCACCGGGGAACTACACCTTCGAGGTGGAGGCGGCCAACGCCGATGGGGTCGGCTTCGGGGAGGGCATGGCGACCGTGAAGGTCGTCGTCCACCCGCCGTGGTGGCGGACGTGGTGGGCCCTGCTCGGGTTCGCCGCGCTGGCCGTGTTCGGGCTCGTCCGCGCCGACCGCTGGCAACGGGCGCGGCTGGTCCGCCAGGAGCGTGAGCGGGCCGACCGCCGCGAGGCAGAGCTCCGTGCCGAGACTGCCGAGGCGGAGCAGCGCAAAGCCACCGCCGAGGCGCTGGCTCTCAAGGCGGAGAACGACCGCAAGGCGGCCGAGCTCGAACAGGCCCGCGAGGTGGAAGCCGCTAACACCAAGCTGGCCGCGGCCAACACGCGCCTCGAAACGTCGCTCCGCGACCTGAAGGCGACCCAGGCCCAGCTCGTCCAGTCCGAGAAGCTGGCCTCGCTCGGGCAGCTCACCGCGGGCATCGCCCACGAGATCAAGAACCCGCTCAACTTCGTCAACAACTTCGCCGACCTCTCGGTGGAGCTGGCGCAGGAGCTCCGCGACGAGATGGCCGAGACGCCCGAGCGGCCCGTCGGCGAGGTGCTGGGCGAGGTGGGCGACCTGCTCGACGACCTCCAGGACAACTGCCGCCGGATCCGCGAGCACGGCCAGCGGGCCGACCGGATCGTCCGCTCGATGCTGCTCCACAGCCGCGGCGGCGCCTCCGAACGCGGACGCGTGGACCTGCCGCGGTTCATCGACGAGTACGCGAACCTCGCTTTCCACGGCGCCCGCGCCAACGACTCGGACTTCCAGGTCGAGATCGTCCGCGACTTCGCCGAGGACACCGGCGAGGTCGAGGTGGTGCCGCAGGAGTTCGGCCGCGTCCTGATCAACCTGCTCACGAACGCCTTCCACGCCGTCCAGGAGCGGTCCCACGCGGGCGCCGACGGCTATGCGCCCACCGTCACCGTCCGCACGCGGCGTACGGGCGATGAGGTGACGATCGAGGTGCAGGACAACGGGACGGGCATCCCCGAGGCGGTCAAGGCGCAGATCTTCGAGCCGTTCTTCACCACCAAGCCCACCGGCGAGGGGACCGGCCTCGGCCTGTCGCTGGCCCACGACATCGTCACGGGCGTCCACGGCGGCCACATGGCGGTCGAGAGCACCGAGGGCGAGGGCACCACCTTCCGGATCGGGCTCCCGACGAAGGCCGACGCGTAAGGGCGCGGCGCGGGACGCCCGCCTCCCGGCGACACCCTCCGCCTCGGCACCGAGGCGGGGGTGCTACCGGGTCTCCAGCGAGCGGACGGTGAACGACCCGACGCCACGCGCCAGCACCGACACCGTCCCCTGACGCACCGTCGTCGTCAGAACGGGTTCGATCTCGATCCAGTCGGCGCAGATAGCGGCCTGCCCGGTCTCGGCGAACGGCGGCGGGGGCGTCATCAGGAAACCGGCGCAGCCGCCCGCCCGTCGCGGCGCGTCCTCGCCCGAGTCCGACACGACGACGTAGCGGCCGCGCTCGCGGATCACGTGCGTCGAGCCCGTGTCGCCCTCGCCGGAGCCTCCGCTGGTGGGCTGCCGCTGTCCGCTGGTGCGCCCCGGGATGAGATCCACCTGTCCCTCGAAGCGGACCTCCCCGTTGAGCCGGTACCGGACGATGGCGGCCGTCGCGCCGATCGCGTCCGGGAAATCGAACCGCACGTCGAAGCGGCCCGCGGCGGTGGCCTCATTGTAGAGCGACGCCAGCACCGCATCGCCGTCACGGACCTCGACGCCGAAGCGCCCCCCGACGGGGATCGAGAGCGGGTCGATCTCTACATCCACGCGGTCCGGCTGGCCGTCGATCTGGAATCCGCCCGCGCGGCTGCCGTCGAGACCGGACACGACCAGGGCGCCCCCCTGGAGGGCGAGGGTGGCCTCCCCCTCGGCGGCGATATCGACCCCCTGGAAGGCGACGGGGTCAGGAGTGTCGGTGTCGCAGGCGGCGAGGACCAGCGCGGCGAGGAGCAAACCGGAGAGACGAGACATGACGGTGGTGGTGGACGCCCGTAGGCTACCACCGGTCTTCCACGAGAGGGCAAGGATCAGGGCGGCTCCCGGCGACGTACGGAGACACGCCCCTCTCGACCACCTCTCTCATGCAAAGCCTCTGGAAGAGCCTCCTCGGTGGCTCCACCGGCGCCTCCGAGGACGACCTGCTCGGCGCTGTCCCGCTCTTCGAGGACCTGAGCCCTCGGGAGTTGGATGCCGTCCAGCGGCTCCTCCACCGCCGCGACTACGTCGCAGGCGAGTCCATCTTCGTGCAGGGCGAGCCCGGCCTGGGGATGTACATCATCGTTCGCGGCGTGGTCTCGATCCAGAGCGAGCCGAGCGGCCGAGAGTTGGTGGAGCTGACCGACGGGGACTTCTTCGGAGAGATCGCGCTCCTGAACGAGGTCATCCGGACGGCCACCGCACGGGCCAAGACCGACTGCACGCTGCTGAGCCTGTTCCAGCCCGACCTGCTGAGCCTCCTCGATCGCAACCCCCGCCTGGGGGTCAAGGTGCTGCTGTCGCTGGCGCGGCTCGTCGGGCTTCGGCTGGTCGAGGTCTCCGACGAGGTCGAGGCGCTGATGCGCGAGTGCGAGGATCTCCGGGAGCAGATGGGTGTGGCCGACCGGGATGGCTGAGCTCCTCGCCGAGGCCGCCCCCTCCGAGGCCGCCCGCACACCGCGTCGGCACCCGCCCGAGGTGTCGGACGAGCCCGCCGCCCCCCCGATCCCCGCGAGTTGGCTCAGCCGCTGGGTGTGGCTGCTCACCCTGGCCGCGCTCGTCGGCGTGGTGATGGTCGCGAGCGACATCGCGGGACTCGTGGTGCTCGGGAGCGTCGCCGCGTACCTCCTCGCCCCGATCGTGAACGCGCTCGAGCGCCGGGGCGTCGGGCGGACGCAGGGGGCGGCGCTGGTGCTGCTCGTCCTGCTGGCACTGGTGGGCCTCCTGATGGCGCTGGCCCTTCCGGCCGCGCTCGACCAGATCGCGTCGCTCCAGTCCCGGTGGCAGAGCGGTGAACTGCTCGACCTCGTCCGCGACATGGAGGCGTCCCTCGCCGCCCGCTTCGGGCTCGCCGACCCGTCCATGCTGGGGCTCGTCGACTCGCTGCGCGCTACCGTCGGAACCGAGCCCGGCAGTCTCATCGGCTACGTCCCGGACGCCCTGGAGACGATGGGCAACGCCTTCATCGTGCCGTTCGTCCTGTTCGCGCTGCTCAAGGACGGCCCCATGATCCGCCGTCGCCTGCTGACCGCCGTTCCGAACCGCTACTTCGAGTTCGCCATGACGGTCCTGTTCAAGGCGGACGCCCACCTGGGCGGCTACCTCCGCGGGCAGGCCTTAATCGCGCTGCTGGTCGGCTCCTCGACGGCGCTCGGGCTCGGCCTCCTGGGCGTCGAGTACTATCTCGTGTTGGGGCTGCTCACCGGGCTCGCCAACTTCGTCCCGTACGTCGGCTTCGTCGTGTCGGCCTCCCTGTCGGTGGGCGTCACCATCGTGACGACCGGCGGGATGGACCTTGTAGGACCGGTTCTGATTCTGTTCGTCGTGCTCCAGACCATCGAGAACGTGGTGTTCCAGCCCTGGATCACCGGAAAGAACGTGTCGATGCACCCCGTGATGGTCCTGCTGGCCATTCTGATCGGCGGGCGCGTGGGGGGGGTGATGGGGATGGCGCTGGGCGTGCCGGCGGCAGCGGTCCTGAAGGTGGTGTTCCTTGAGACCGTGGTCGGGCTTCGCCGATACCATCTCTAGCCCGGTTTGCCCCCTGGTGCGACCTTCTCCTCATTGATGCCCACGCCGTCCCCCTCCACTGCCCGCCTGACCGTCCGCTTCTGGGGCGTCCGGGGTTCGATTCCGACGCCGGAGGATGGCTTCCTGGGCGTCGGCGGCAACACGGCCTGCGTGGAGGTGCGCGCAGCGGACGGAACGACGCTGGTGCTGGACGCGGGGACGGGCATTCGGGCACTCGGGTACGCACTCGCGGCGGAGGCCGCCGGGCAGCCGGGCGAGGTGCACCTCGCGTTGTCTCACTTCCACTGGGACCACCTGCAGGGCCTCCCGTTCTTCGCGCCGCTCTACACGCCGGGCCAGACCGTCCGCTTCTACGCGGCGACCGATGACGACCGGATCCACGCCCTGTTGCGGGGCCAGATGACCTCGCCCTACTTCCCGGTCCCCTTCGGCGATCTCGCGGCGTCCACCGAGACCGTCCGCGTTCGCGACGGCGAGCCGTTCCAGGTCGGGCCGATGACGGTCCAGCCCTTCCCGGTGAACCACCCGCAGGGCGCGCACGGCTTCCGCATCGAGGTCGACGGCGCCGTGCTGGTCTACGCGACCGACTATGAGCACGGCTCGGCGGCGCACGACGAGGGCCTCCGGGAGGTCAGCCGGGGGGCGGACCTCCTCATCTCCGACGCTCAGTACACGCCCGACGAGTACGCTCTTCGGCAGGGCTGGGGGCACACGACCTGGGAGCACGCGACGGGACTCGCGACCTCGGCAGGCGTCGGCCGCCTGCTGCTCTTCCACCACGACCCGTCCCACGGCGACGACACGCTCGGGCGGATCTGCACGCTCGCCCGCGAGCGATTCGAGGCGACGGACCTGGCGACCGAGGGGCTCGTCGTCGAGTTGTAGGGCGGCACGCGAGCAGGTCTGCCGACCTCGGCACTGAGGCGGAGCGCCCTGAACGTTGCGAGTGAGATACGGCTCGGTCCGCGATACCAGTCTCGGCGCAGCCTTCGTTTGTAGCGGTGCGCCTGCCTCTCGTATCTTGGGGCACGTGTAGAACTCAACCGTCCGGGCCGGACACAGCCAACAGACCGATGGGCAAGCAGCGCATGAACGACAACTGGGAGCGCATGAAGGCGCAGATCCTCTCCACCTGGGCCGACATCGACGAGGCCGAGATGAAGAAGGCCCGCGGCAACCTCGGCCAGATGGTCAACCTGATCCACTCCCAGACGGGCGAGGATCGGCAGAACATCATGCGCAAGATGTCGGCCTTCCTCTAGGCCCCGACCGACCGACTCCGAGCGGCGCGCTCCCAGATGGGGGTGCGCCGCTTTTCGTTTATCCAATCCTCGGCGCCGAGGCGGACGGGGTCAGAAGCGGACGCCCGCGCTGGCGGCGGGCCACGGGAACGCAAACCAACCGTTGTCCTCTCGCGAGACCCACCGGCGACCGAACACGAGACCGGCGCCGAGCCGGAGATGCAGCCGCTCGCGTTCGTAGCGCACCCCCGTCGATGCGGTTGGGATGGCTCGAGTCCAGGACTGAGACTCGATGTCCGCGTCTCCGGGGTCGCGGTTGTACGAGAGCACGACCGACGCGCCGACATCAGCCCGCCAGCGCCCGCCGAGCGGCTGGACCACCATCGCACCGACCGGCAGGATTCGGTACGTCACTCCGTCCAGACGTGCCTGCGCGTACCCGACCGTGCCGACGAGAGGGCCGAGCACCCTGCGCTCGTAGCGGACCGAGCCTGCGACGCTCAGCCCTCCTCCTTCGACCAGTACAGTGTTTCGGGGCTCCGCCTCGGTGGAAGCCTCGGCGTTCGGATACGAGACCACCGCAGGGTGCGACCTGAGACCGTGTACGGTCTCATGCGACGAGACGACGGGCTGGGCGGCGAGCGCGGGTGTGAGCATGGCGAAAAGGACTGCGAGGAAACGTCTCATGTCAGCGGAGGTCGGGGTGGTAGTTCCAGTCGAGCGTGTCGGGGTCGAAGGAGCGGACGGGCACGAGCGTGCGCGTCAGGTAGCGGGAGGTCATCCCGCCGAACACGCCGACCGCGTCGGCAGGCCCGCCATCGGCCGGGCGGATGTTGCTGATACGGGGCAGGTAGGTCTGGTCGCGGGAGTTGTCCGCTTTCGCGCGCGCGTCGATGACGGCGGTGTACCACGGGTCGTCGAAGAGGATGTCGTCTGGCTTGCTCGACGTCGTGAACTCGAAAAATGGAGGCTGGTACCAGATCGCAAGGTCATCTGAGAGTTGTGCGAGGCGGTGGTACGCCGGAGTCACGTCCCACCTCGACGTGCGGCTGGCAGCCGTCCACCGGTCATAGCAGTCCATGCCGTCCTCGTACGCCGACGGCGTTTTAATGTGGAAGATGCTCCCTCGGAGGTGATCTCCCCGATCAGAGAACGGCAGTTGTTGCCATGACTCCAACACGAACGTCTCGGCATCGAGGCGCCGGTCTCTGTTCCCACTCCAGATCGAGACCGGCGAGGCAGGGTCGGGATCGGGATCGCATTCGAACTCCTGGACCTCCCCGATCTCCGTCCAGTCTCCCGGTCCGTGATACGTGTAGGTAGTCGGCGAGCGGATCGTATCTGGCACCGTGATCGAGGCGGGAGTTGGCGTGTGCGTCTCGGCGGTGTAGCGTCGCCCATTCGGCCACGTCACGTCGAGCCGGTACCGCGCGGCAGGCACGAGCGGAAGTGCGTGCTCGAGGTCGCCGTAGGCGCCGTGTGTCTCGTGCGCGAGCGCTACCGTCGTCTCGGTCGGTTCACCGAGCGGTCCCGTGATCGTGACCTCCGCATCTGGCTCACCGAGCGGGCGAAGGTGCAGGAATGCCGACTTGACCATCACCTGCGCCCAGAAGTCGGGCAAAAACAGTTCACGGCCGAGATTCGCCTCGGCGTCGGCGAACAGGTCGTAGTGGTCGTCCTGGGGGTCGTTGAGCGTCCCCACGAATACCTGCGGGTGGTGGATCGCGGTGTCCGGGGAGACTTCGAGGACGCCCACGATGAACGGGGTGTCCGGCGAGACCATGGCAGGTTCTCCACCGCCGAGGTCGCATCCGGCGAGCCCGACCAGGACGGCCGTGGTAAAGATGAGGAGTAGCTTGTCCATGGCTAAAGAAGGATGCGGCGGACGGGCGCAACCGGCCAGGGTGAATCGTCCGCCCGCCGCAGGCCCCGCGTAGGCGGGGGGCTCGTGGCTAGTACGGACCGACCTGCATTCGCTTGATCATGAAGGTGTATCGGAAGCCGTTGGCATCGGTCTGCACTTGCCCTTGTGGGCTCAGTCGCCTCTGTACGTTGTCGAGTGTCGCCCGGCGGTAGCCCGATTTCGTGAACACGTCGTCGTTGTGAGTCGAGAACGGGTCCGCGTCGATCTCGGTGTAGAGGTTGGCGTACGCTCCAGAGGCGAAATCGTAGGTCTGGACCGTCCCCTCCCAGTCGCCGTCGGCGCGCTTGGTGAAGTGGCGGACATCGGTGTCATCCTCGACCACGATGCCACGCCATGGTGAGGCGGTCAGCGGGTGGAGCGGAAACCCATCTTGCCCACCCTGTACAGCGAGGTACCCGAGCGGCTCAATCGAGGGGTACGGTGAGTTCTCCCACTGCCAGTCCCATGCCTGCATCCCGGTGAAGTGGTAGTCCGTCTCTTGGTGGTTCACGTCGGGCGTCTTGAACCACCGCGTGAACGCGAGGCTCGCGACCGGGACGGCGTTGTGCGTGTTTGCCGTTCCCGCTGCTGGACCGCCCGGAGGTCCATAGACCACGTACGAGTCTGCTGTGTGCGTCCCGAAGATGGTGGTCATCACGTGCGAGAAGTACGCCGTGTCGAACCGGTAGTTGTTTTTCTTCGCGAACTGCGCCGCTCCGTAGTTGTCAGTCGGCTGGACGTGCATCTGTACCTCCAGCTTGGGACCATGGTCGCTATGCTCGTCTGTGCGAAGCGTCCGAATGGCGAGGTAGTCGCTCGACAGCACATGAGACGGGAAGGTGGGCGGCCCGGTCGGTCCAGGCTCATCCGGGAGGTCTCCTCCACCGCCCCCGCCAGGGCCACAGTTGAAGGCGTCCTCGCAGGTTTCGAGCCCCGCGACCGGCGTCCGGCCATCGACGACCGGGATCGTCGAAACCACCGCGAGGATGGCGTCGGGACTGCCTTCGACGGAGAAGGTGCCCTCGGAGAACGTGACCGTGCGTTCGTCCGTCGGGTCGGCGAGTGAGACGGCTATCTTGGTGTAGGCGTCGCCGGCCACCTCGGACGCCTCGTCGAGGTCGGGGTCGCCGACGACGAACACCTCGGCGCTGCCGCCTCGTGCGTGTGCGACCGGCTCGCCGGTCGGGCTGGCGAGGTCGAGTGCCAGCAGACGATGCTCGACCTCACCGCTCGCGTGCTGGACTGCGATGTGGGTCGATGGATGCTCGGCCTCCTCGGTCGCAGTCCCCGTCACTCGCGCAGACGGCGGGGCGTTGGCGAAGAGATCCTTGAGAAGGACCGGGGCATCGTCACCCCTACGGGAAGCGGAGGTGGCCGCGATGAGGGCGGGGCCACGCACGGCGAGGTCGTCGCGGACGAGGTCCATGTAGGACCCGTCGGCGAACTCCGCTGCCGGCAGGGTCACGATGGCCTGCCCGTCAATGGGGCTGACCGTTTCCTCCGGGAGGCCTGAGGAGATCACCTGTCCACTGTCACAGGCGAAAAGCGTCATGGATGAAACGACGCAGAGAAGTAGAGAACGCATGGCGTTGTGCGAAGAGACTGCATGGCAGTCCATGAACAAAGCCTGGCCGGATCTTCACGATACAGAATTAAGAAATTAAAGTCAACACACGCTCAAGATGCGACACGTACAGCGTGACGGCCATCTACCTGTTACGACAACGACGAACGGGAAACGAGCGGCATGTCGCGGTCAGACTCGCCCCACCTCGACACCGCCCGCCTCGGCGCCGAGGCGGGGCTACTCGTCGCAGTCTCTTCGACCGAAGCGCTTCCGAACGCCCGTAGCTTCCGCCACGCCCTTCGACTCCGATGCCCGAGCCTGCCGACGCCCCCGAGACCGCCCGTCCCTTTCCGCTCGGCACCGCCGTTCCCGACGATGGTCCGCTCCGGGAGGCCTACGAGGCCCGCGTCGCCTTCCATCAGCGGACCCTGGACGCGCTGGAGCAGCAGGCCGCCGAGGTGCGCCGCGGCGGCGGCGACAAGGCCATCGCCCGGATGCACAAAAGGGGCAAGCTGACGGCGCGCGAGCGCATCGACGCGCTGGTGGACGACGGCTCCGACTTCCACGAGGTCGGTCTGTTCGTCGGCCGCGGGATGTACGAGGACGTGGGCGGCTGCCCCTCCGGCGGCACCGTGATGGGCCTCGGGCGCATCCAGGGGCGTCTGTGCATGATCGTCGCCAACGACGCCACCGTGAAAGCGGGCGCGTGGTTTCCAATCACGGCCAAGAAGAACCTCCGCGCGCAGGAGATCGCCCTGGAGAACCGGATCCCGATCGTCTACCTCGTCGACTCGGCGGGTGTCTTCTTGCCCATGCAGGACGAGATCTTCCCAGATCGTGACCACTTTGGGCGCATCTTCCGCAACAACGCGAAGCTCTCCGCGCTGGGCGTGCCGCAGATCGCGGCCATCATGGGGAGTTGCGTCGCGGGCGGGGCGTATCTGCCCATCATGTCCGACGAGAGCCTGATCGTTGACGGCACGGGCTCGGTCTTCCTGGCAGGCCCGTTCCTCGTGCAGGCCGCCATCGGCGAGGAGGTGGACGTGGAGACGCTGGGCGGGGCGACCACCCAGACCGACATCTCGGGCGTCTGCGAATACAAGATGCCCGACGACGCGACGTGCCTCGCGACCATCCGCGACCTCGTCGGCGGGCTGGGGCCCCTGCCTCGCTTCGGGTTCACCCGCGCGACACCCGAGGCGCCCGCCTTCGAGGCCGACGGCATCCTGGGCGTCTTCCCTGAGAGCCGCCAGCAGCCGTACGACACGCGCGAGCTCCTCGCCCGCATCGTGGACGCCGACAGTTGGACCGAGGTCAAGGCCGGCTACGGGCAGACGCTCGTGTGCGGCTACGCCCGCCTCGACGGGTGGTCGGTGGGCATCGTGGCGAGCCAGCGGCAGGTCGTCCGCGCGAAGGCGCCGAAGGGCAAAGCGAGCGAGATGCAGATCGGCGGGGTGATCTACGGCGACGCGGCCGACAAGGCGGCGCGCTTCGTGATGCAGTGCAATCAGAAGCGCATCCCGCTGATCTTTTTCCAGGACGCGACCGGCTTCATGGTCGGCACCCGGGCCGAGCAGGGCGGCATCATCAAGGACGGCGCCAAGCTGGTCAACGCCGTCGCCAACTCGGTCGTCCCGACGTTCACGGTCGTGGTCGGCAACTCGTTCGGCGCCGCCAACTACGCGCTCAACGGCCGCGCCTACGATCCGCGGCTGATGCTCGCCTGGCCGTCCGCGCAGATCGCGGTCATGGGCGGCAGCCAGGCTGCCAAGACGCTGCTCTCCATCGAAGAACGGACGCTCAAGAAGCAGGGCATCGAGCTCTCCGAGGAGGACCGCCAGGCGCGCCTCGACCAGATCGAGGCTCGCTACACGGAGCAGACATCGCCCGTCTATGCCGCCGCTCGCCTGTGGGTGGATGCGCTCATCGACCCGCGTCAGACCCGGCAGTGGCTGGCGACGGGCCTGGAGATGGCAGACCACAACCCCGACATGGCCGACTTCAAGGTGGGCGTGCTCCAGACGTAGGCCGAGTCAGGCCAGGAGAGCACGGGAGCGTGCCCCGCCCCCGCAAGCCTCATCCCTCACGCGCCATGCGGAGGACGAGGTACATGATGCCCACCATCCCGAGCGCAGCCCCTACGATCACGCCCCACGGCGACGAGTCCAGCCAGCGATCGGCGAGGAGGCCGAGGCCGACGAAGAAGACCATCGAGACGCCGATCTGGAGCCCCATGCCGAGGTGCGTCCCGGCCTGGCGCATGCCGTCGGTGTACGCGTCGTGGACGCCGCCCACGGTCACTTTTTTGTTCTGATAGCCTACCGGCGGCGGCGCGACCGGCTCCGCGTCGTCGTCTGGGGCACGGTCAGACCACTTGGACGCCCACTCCCGGTCTGCCCTGTCGAATCGGTCGGGGGCGTCCGCCCAGGGGTCGTCTCGCTTGGCCATGGTCAGGCCGCGTCCACGCGCGCGTTCGGCCCGACGGACCCAACGACGGTGCTGGCGCCGCCCTTTCCGCTCTTGCCTGATGCCCGCTCGGCGGCCGGTCCCATCTGGCACTGGCCGTTGAAGGTGGCCCCGTCTTCGACGACCAGCTTCCCCGTTCGGATGTCGCCGTCGATCACCGCAGACGCCTTGAGCACCAGCCGCTCCGTGACGACCACCTTGCCGCGCACGGTGCCCGCGATCTCCGCGCTGGTCGAGACCACCTCGCCCTCGACGACCCCACCCGGCATCACCATCGTCCGGCCCTCCACCTCGACGTTGCCGTCGACGGTGCCCGAGATGTTGACGTTGCCGCTGGAGCGGAGCGTCCCCTCGACCGTCGTGGACGCACCGATGATGTTGTGTTGTTCGGCGGGGTTGCCCGAAAAGGCGGCGGCAGGCTTGGCCATGGCGGTGGAAGAGTCGGAACGAAAGAGGGCCATTGCGATCAGGGCGCGACGAGGAAAGCGGCGGGATCCTGCGCGAGTCCGTCGCGCCACAACTCGAAGTGAAGGTGCGGCCCGGAGGTGATTTCCCCCGTGTTGCCACTCAGAGCGAGCGTCTCCCGCACGCGGACCCGCTCCCCGACCCGCATCTGGAGCCGACTGTTGTGCTTGTAGACCGAAAGGTAGCCGCCAGGGTGCTGGACGGCAATCGTGTGCCCGCCGCCCTGGGTCCAGTCGGCGAAGACCACGTACCCGTCCGCGAACGCGCGAACGGGCGTGCCCTCCGTCGCGGCCAGGTCAATGCCGAAGTGCCCGCGGCCCGCGTCGAACCCGCGCGACGGGACGCCGTCGACCGGCGGGAGCGAGGGCAGGCGGAGCCCATCGAGGTAGCCCCGGGCGGCACGGGCGTCCCGGCCTTCGCCCTCCCCGGCAGGCCCGAGCGTCGAGAGCGGAAGCGCGGGCTGCGCGTGGTCTCCCCCCTCGGCCGGAGCGGCAGGTGCGGCCTGTGGCTCCGCCTCGGCATCGAGGTCGGGCAAGGCGAAGGCGGCCGGGTCGAGCACGTCCTCTCCGAGATCGTCCATCTCGCCGGTGATGATGGCCCGGAGCTGGGCGATCTGCTGGTACTGAAGCGCCAGCGAGTCCTCGAGGGCCGCGGCGCGCTGCGCGTTGGTCTCGGCGACCCCACGCAACTCCCCCGTCCCCGGCCCCATGATGAGCCCGCGGAGGGGTGTCAGCACCACCACCGCGACCAGCACCGCGCCCAGCACCACGACTCCGATGATGGCCGCGTACAGGGCGTAGCCCGGCCGCACGTCGTACTGGCGGGGGGTGCTCATCGTATCCGGTTCGAGCACGATCACCGTGCGTGACGAGCCGGGATGGGAGAAGAGGTCGCGGAGGAAGTCGGTCACGTGCGGAGGCGCGGTCGGCAGGCCGAAACAGGCCATGGTGTTCGTGTCATCTGCATACGTCACAGCGTGCAGCCTCCTAACTTACCCGGCTCCGAACCCCTCTGACGCCGTCCTGTGACGGCTGACCGCCAGCACAGCTGGCCACTGTTTCATGCCGCAGCATAAGTCCGCCGCCAAGCGTGTCCGCCAGGACGCCAAGCGCCGCCTCCGCAACCGGTACCACAAGGTCCGCGTGCGCACGATGATCAAGGATCTCCAGGCCGAGACCGACCCGACCCTGGCCCAGGAGAAGCTCAACGCCATCAAGGCGAAGCTCGACCGCCTCGCCGGGAGCCGCGTGCTTCATCCGAACAAGGCCGCCCACACGAAGAGCCAGCTCGAGCGCCACGTCAGTTCGCTGGTCTAGGAAAGAATGCGCCCGCTCCGCACGTGCGGCCGGGCCGGCCAGTCGGCACTCTTCAGGTAGGCGGGAGTGTCCGGTGCGCCACGAGGCGAGGCCGTGGCTGC from Rubrivirga sp. SAORIC476 encodes the following:
- a CDS encoding MBL fold metallo-hydrolase: MPTPSPSTARLTVRFWGVRGSIPTPEDGFLGVGGNTACVEVRAADGTTLVLDAGTGIRALGYALAAEAAGQPGEVHLALSHFHWDHLQGLPFFAPLYTPGQTVRFYAATDDDRIHALLRGQMTSPYFPVPFGDLAASTETVRVRDGEPFQVGPMTVQPFPVNHPQGAHGFRIEVDGAVLVYATDYEHGSAAHDEGLREVSRGADLLISDAQYTPDEYALRQGWGHTTWEHATGLATSAGVGRLLLFHHDPSHGDDTLGRICTLARERFEATDLATEGLVVEL
- a CDS encoding AI-2E family transporter, producing MAELLAEAAPSEAARTPRRHPPEVSDEPAAPPIPASWLSRWVWLLTLAALVGVVMVASDIAGLVVLGSVAAYLLAPIVNALERRGVGRTQGAALVLLVLLALVGLLMALALPAALDQIASLQSRWQSGELLDLVRDMEASLAARFGLADPSMLGLVDSLRATVGTEPGSLIGYVPDALETMGNAFIVPFVLFALLKDGPMIRRRLLTAVPNRYFEFAMTVLFKADAHLGGYLRGQALIALLVGSSTALGLGLLGVEYYLVLGLLTGLANFVPYVGFVVSASLSVGVTIVTTGGMDLVGPVLILFVVLQTIENVVFQPWITGKNVSMHPVMVLLAILIGGRVGGVMGMALGVPAAAVLKVVFLETVVGLRRYHL
- a CDS encoding two-component regulator propeller domain-containing protein; translated protein: MTTSPLEGPGASRRARPSRIGLVALLATALGALVVLGPSLVAGAQQGEPALADDDAITFRHVGVEQGLPSSVVLDVTQDALGFVWIATDEGLVRYDGMDRVTYQRTADSTSLAGNVVQVLAPAPGGALWVGTDTGLTRFDPRADVFRRITGLPSDDILALTTDVAGNAWVGTTAGLAFVTAEGAVQSVDRHDPADRSSLPDDTVEALYLASEGVLWVGTGDGLARRADGRFQTVRPDSLGVLGAFAVTAIAPSESAGLLLGTLGDGLVAFDPRTAAFARLDIGTDIIAQNVTSVHEDATGTVWVGTLGGGLRRLTPGEDGVRIYEAVPEDPGSLSDDEVSAILEDRQGILWVATYGGLDRFDRARGTAVRLRHTDDPVSLASNDVRSVLVTRDGTLLVGTDRTLDRSPDGRTFSHTRIGGDLDQHPVRALTEDRDGVVWVGTEGAGLYRIGADGELRQATSSPGDGDYAITSLLETGDGQFWVGTLADGLLRLDRASGDLLAIDRADGLPSNQVRALAEDADGRLWVAAESGVCRVDDAAERGLVTCLPVDPSDPDALATRDVLSLHAQANGTLWIGTADGLYALDTREASGRLTRYTVDTSDLPDNAVHAIVEDADGFLWLSTGDGLTRFEPLTETFFRRLSGQDAERSLNSAATRAPDGQLLFGSTRGLLAFYPQTLEARNANPPQVVLTGVEVDGQPVAPSPEGVLTIAAPLAEEVSLGPDQGYLTLQYAGLHFSAPSQNTYRYRLIGLSDEWREVGTTREATFSALPPGNYTFEVEAANADGVGFGEGMATVKVVVHPPWWRTWWALLGFAALAVFGLVRADRWQRARLVRQERERADRREAELRAETAEAEQRKATAEALALKAENDRKAAELEQAREVEAANTKLAAANTRLETSLRDLKATQAQLVQSEKLASLGQLTAGIAHEIKNPLNFVNNFADLSVELAQELRDEMAETPERPVGEVLGEVGDLLDDLQDNCRRIREHGQRADRIVRSMLLHSRGGASERGRVDLPRFIDEYANLAFHGARANDSDFQVEIVRDFAEDTGEVEVVPQEFGRVLINLLTNAFHAVQERSHAGADGYAPTVTVRTRRTGDEVTIEVQDNGTGIPEAVKAQIFEPFFTTKPTGEGTGLGLSLAHDIVTGVHGGHMAVESTEGEGTTFRIGLPTKADA
- a CDS encoding cyclic nucleotide-binding domain-containing protein, with the translated sequence MQSLWKSLLGGSTGASEDDLLGAVPLFEDLSPRELDAVQRLLHRRDYVAGESIFVQGEPGLGMYIIVRGVVSIQSEPSGRELVELTDGDFFGEIALLNEVIRTATARAKTDCTLLSLFQPDLLSLLDRNPRLGVKVLLSLARLVGLRLVEVSDEVEALMRECEDLREQMGVADRDG